Proteins encoded within one genomic window of Streptomyces kaniharaensis:
- a CDS encoding mucoidy inhibitor MuiA family protein — MTGATIPLPVTAVTCLEDRSQVERTVTVELAAGVQRLRLGPLTALAVDRTLRAETDAPGTRVLDARLVRTWTPRAPLPPGPDDSELRHRLHELEAQSRLADQTRARLEARLALLAQLSADLLREIGEGAGVGEVERARWARELDRVDAERERHGEELRATRSRLRRLEEERSLALIALDEAEEAPAELVAHLDLTVEAAAAGPTGLTVTHLVPCALWRPSYRATLDGLAQDGSSLRLESEAVVWQRTGEDWSDARLTFSTARSALATDPPAVVEDVLMLRERTTEERRTVEVELREETISTLGPAAEVPGVDDGGEVRVLPAPAPASVPSDGRAHRVPLGAFTAPASSEYACAPELSPLVTQVVRFRNAAGHPLLAGPVELVRGSGFTGRGELRFTAAGADAELAFGSSDGYRVVRETEERQATGGLTGRQTTTRTVRLHLSRFSGPEERDEQVVTVRERVPVSEVSAVEVRLRKDECSPAPDAFDAEGIVRWDVPLGPGARRTVTLVYEISASAKVAGL, encoded by the coding sequence ATGACCGGAGCCACCATCCCCCTCCCCGTCACCGCCGTCACCTGCCTGGAGGACCGCAGCCAGGTCGAACGCACGGTGACCGTCGAGCTCGCCGCCGGCGTCCAGCGGCTGCGCCTCGGCCCGCTCACCGCACTCGCCGTCGACCGCACCCTGCGCGCCGAGACCGACGCCCCCGGCACCCGAGTCCTGGACGCCCGGCTGGTCCGCACCTGGACCCCGCGCGCACCGCTGCCGCCCGGCCCGGACGACTCCGAGCTGCGCCACCGGCTGCACGAGCTGGAGGCCCAGAGCCGCCTCGCCGACCAGACCCGGGCCCGCCTGGAGGCCCGGCTGGCGCTGCTCGCCCAGCTCTCCGCCGACCTCCTGCGCGAGATCGGCGAGGGCGCCGGCGTCGGCGAGGTCGAGCGCGCCCGCTGGGCCCGCGAGCTGGACCGGGTGGACGCCGAGCGCGAACGCCACGGCGAGGAACTGCGCGCCACCCGCTCCCGGCTGCGCCGGCTGGAGGAGGAGCGCTCGCTGGCCCTGATCGCCCTCGACGAGGCCGAGGAGGCGCCGGCCGAGCTGGTCGCCCACCTCGACCTCACCGTCGAGGCCGCCGCGGCGGGCCCGACCGGCCTGACCGTCACCCATCTGGTGCCGTGCGCGCTCTGGCGCCCGTCCTACCGCGCCACCCTGGACGGCTTGGCACAGGACGGCAGCAGCCTGCGGCTGGAGTCCGAGGCGGTCGTCTGGCAGCGCACCGGCGAGGACTGGTCGGACGCCCGGCTCACCTTCTCCACCGCCCGCTCCGCCCTCGCCACCGACCCGCCCGCGGTCGTCGAGGACGTCCTGATGCTGCGCGAGCGCACCACCGAGGAGCGCCGCACCGTCGAGGTCGAACTGCGCGAGGAGACGATCAGCACGCTCGGCCCGGCGGCCGAGGTGCCGGGGGTGGACGACGGCGGCGAGGTCCGGGTGCTGCCCGCGCCCGCCCCGGCCTCCGTGCCGTCCGACGGCCGGGCGCACCGGGTGCCGCTCGGCGCCTTCACCGCACCGGCGAGCAGCGAGTACGCGTGCGCGCCGGAGCTGTCCCCACTGGTCACCCAGGTGGTCCGGTTCCGCAACGCGGCCGGTCACCCGCTGCTGGCCGGCCCGGTCGAGCTGGTCCGCGGCAGCGGCTTCACCGGCCGGGGCGAGCTGCGCTTCACCGCGGCCGGCGCCGACGCCGAGCTGGCGTTCGGCTCCTCGGACGGCTACCGGGTCGTCCGCGAGACCGAGGAGCGGCAGGCCACCGGCGGGCTCACCGGCCGGCAGACGACCACCCGGACGGTGCGGCTGCACCTGTCCCGGTTCTCCGGCCCGGAGGAGCGGGACGAGCAGGTCGTCACGGTCCGCGAGCGGGTGCCGGTCTCCGAGGTGTCGGCCGTGGAGGTGCGGCTGCGCAAGGACGAGTGCTCCCCGGCACCGGACGCCTTCGACGCCGAGGGCATCGTCCGCTGGGACGTGCCGCTCGGGCCGGGCGCCCGCCGGACCGTCACGCTGGTGTACGAGATCTCCGCCTCCGCCAAGGTGGCCGGGCTCTGA
- a CDS encoding DUF4139 domain-containing protein, translating into MDDQHSSGAGQPKPPAVPAHPSVLDSVVVYAEGAVCRRRATVPVPPGGRLRLTGLPSALDGRSLRARVLGGSAGTAVTEARLEQLAELRESDELPELRRELEEAGERRGALAERHGLVLAAIAETTNLHAVPPQSRRGEPLRRTPADAWLELAEFVDERLAGLQERAERLVREIELADHEIGLITDRLNRASTAGPSRPVETATTVLLTLTTPGGNPADENPAPGEHPAPGHLDIELEYGVPAARWVPAYRLSYRQGSDSGRLVLRASVAQQTGEDWTGVRLALSTADLDRRTDLPKLRSLRIGRSQPNPPPSGWREPPAGLSDLFTGYDAAGDLPGKPSPRPGPVVVSAPAAVAPRGPRPSMPRVAGFGGARPGAGPAAPGGPRGGTLDVADEEFVLPSAPMPAPLPPPSPGFAGYGAPAGAVPQGAPPYGPQPLTGITGIAPDAALLDYPDLVLAGPDEPAARRGTLHPPAARPGTAPAGASLRGLRLPHHAVPPRVSAGSFDHRFDATAPADIPSDGTWHTVTVDEIPLSVRPEYVTVPAVEEKVYATLVLANRTDRAVLAGPVEVTVDDEFLLTAALPTLAPGGMRRLGIGVTESIEVARRTELHESTAGMLNNSTVLDHRVHVRLANRLGRAVTVEVRERVPVTSDAEIRIEERADWHAPTVPGRECPPSTRLWRVELPPGGRAELDGGYQIKIPAGKAIVGGNRRN; encoded by the coding sequence ATGGACGATCAGCACAGCAGCGGGGCCGGACAGCCGAAACCACCGGCCGTACCGGCCCATCCGTCGGTCCTCGACTCCGTCGTCGTCTATGCGGAGGGCGCGGTCTGCCGCCGGCGGGCCACCGTGCCCGTCCCGCCCGGCGGCCGGCTGCGGCTGACCGGACTGCCGTCCGCGCTGGACGGCCGCTCGCTGCGCGCCCGGGTGCTCGGCGGATCGGCCGGCACCGCCGTCACCGAAGCCCGCCTGGAGCAGCTCGCCGAGCTTCGCGAATCCGACGAACTCCCGGAGCTGCGCCGCGAGTTGGAGGAAGCCGGGGAGCGCCGGGGAGCCCTCGCCGAGCGCCACGGGCTGGTCCTCGCCGCGATCGCCGAGACGACGAACCTGCACGCCGTGCCGCCACAGTCGCGGCGCGGCGAACCGCTCCGCCGCACGCCCGCCGACGCCTGGCTGGAGCTGGCCGAGTTCGTCGACGAGCGCCTCGCCGGGCTCCAGGAGCGCGCCGAGCGGCTCGTCCGGGAGATCGAACTCGCCGACCACGAGATCGGCCTGATCACCGACCGGCTGAACCGCGCGTCCACCGCCGGCCCCTCCCGTCCGGTGGAGACAGCCACGACCGTTCTGCTCACCCTCACCACCCCCGGCGGGAACCCGGCCGACGAGAACCCGGCCCCGGGCGAGCACCCGGCCCCCGGCCACCTCGACATCGAGCTGGAGTACGGCGTCCCCGCCGCCCGCTGGGTGCCCGCCTACCGCCTGTCCTACCGGCAGGGCTCCGACTCCGGCCGGCTCGTCCTGCGCGCCTCCGTCGCCCAGCAGACCGGCGAGGACTGGACGGGAGTCCGCCTCGCCCTCTCCACCGCCGACCTCGACCGCCGCACCGACCTGCCCAAGCTGCGCTCGCTGCGTATCGGCCGCAGCCAGCCCAACCCGCCGCCGTCCGGCTGGCGCGAGCCCCCGGCCGGCCTGTCGGACCTCTTCACCGGCTACGACGCGGCCGGCGACCTCCCGGGTAAGCCGTCGCCCCGTCCGGGCCCGGTCGTCGTCTCGGCCCCGGCCGCCGTTGCCCCGCGCGGGCCGCGCCCGTCCATGCCCCGTGTCGCCGGCTTCGGAGGCGCCCGCCCCGGTGCCGGACCGGCCGCCCCCGGCGGCCCGCGAGGCGGCACCCTCGACGTCGCCGACGAGGAGTTCGTGCTCCCGTCGGCGCCCATGCCCGCACCGCTGCCCCCACCGTCGCCCGGCTTCGCCGGCTACGGCGCACCCGCCGGCGCGGTGCCGCAGGGCGCACCGCCGTACGGCCCGCAGCCGCTCACCGGCATCACCGGCATCGCCCCCGACGCCGCCCTGCTCGACTACCCCGACCTCGTCCTGGCCGGCCCCGACGAGCCAGCCGCCCGCCGCGGCACCCTCCACCCGCCCGCCGCCCGGCCCGGCACCGCCCCCGCCGGCGCGAGCCTGCGCGGGCTCCGCCTCCCCCACCACGCCGTCCCGCCGCGCGTCTCGGCAGGCTCCTTCGACCACCGCTTCGACGCCACCGCCCCCGCCGACATCCCGTCCGACGGCACCTGGCACACCGTCACGGTGGACGAGATCCCGCTCTCCGTCCGTCCGGAGTACGTCACCGTCCCCGCCGTCGAGGAGAAGGTGTACGCGACCCTGGTGCTCGCCAACCGGACCGACCGCGCCGTGCTGGCCGGCCCGGTCGAGGTCACCGTGGACGACGAGTTCCTGCTCACCGCCGCACTGCCCACCCTCGCGCCGGGCGGCATGCGGCGCCTGGGCATCGGCGTCACCGAGAGCATTGAGGTGGCGCGCCGCACCGAGCTGCACGAGTCCACCGCGGGCATGCTGAACAACAGCACCGTGCTCGACCACCGCGTGCACGTCCGGCTGGCGAACCGGCTCGGCCGCGCCGTCACCGTGGAGGTCCGCGAGCGCGTGCCGGTCACCTCCGACGCCGAGATCCGGATCGAGGAGCGGGCCGACTGGCACGCGCCGACGGTCCCCGGCCGGGAGTGCCCGCCCAGCACTCGGCTCTGGCGGGTCGAACTGCCGCCGGGCGGACGCGCCGAGCTCGACGGCGGCTACCAGATCAAGATCCCGGCCGGAAAGGCCATCGTCGGCGGAAACCGGAGGAACTGA
- a CDS encoding prephenate dehydrogenase: MRTAVVVGTGLIGTSIALALTGRGLAVHLEDADPDSARTAASLGAGTTEPADGPVDLAVIAVPPALVGKVLADCQRRNLARWYTDVASVKAGPRTEVTALGCDTVHYIGSHPMAGRERSGPLAARSDLFEGRPWVLTPTADTDTETLNAALELVALCGAMPIVMDAAAHDRAVALVSHAPQLVSSLVAARLEHADETAIRLSGQGVRDVTRIAASNPGMWVDILSANAGAVADILEEVAVDLGETVTALRALEAAEEGERRAGAAGIESVMRRGNTGQARIPGKHGAPPTRYETVSVVLGDQPGELGRLFGEVGAAGVNIEDVVIEHSTGQQVGFVELSVAPGAVKSLTATLRARGWSVRD; the protein is encoded by the coding sequence ATGCGCACTGCCGTCGTCGTCGGTACCGGACTGATCGGCACCTCCATCGCGCTCGCCCTGACCGGCCGCGGGCTCGCCGTCCACCTGGAGGACGCCGACCCGGACTCCGCCCGCACGGCCGCCTCGCTCGGCGCGGGCACCACCGAACCGGCCGACGGCCCGGTCGACCTGGCGGTCATCGCCGTCCCTCCCGCGCTGGTCGGCAAGGTGCTCGCCGACTGCCAGCGCCGCAACCTGGCCCGCTGGTACACCGACGTCGCCAGCGTCAAGGCCGGCCCGCGCACCGAGGTCACCGCGCTCGGCTGCGACACCGTCCACTACATCGGCAGCCACCCGATGGCCGGCCGCGAGCGCTCCGGCCCGCTGGCCGCGCGGTCCGACCTGTTCGAGGGCCGGCCGTGGGTGCTCACCCCCACGGCCGACACCGACACCGAGACGCTCAACGCGGCGCTGGAGCTGGTCGCGCTCTGCGGCGCGATGCCGATCGTGATGGACGCCGCCGCGCACGACCGGGCGGTGGCGCTGGTATCGCACGCCCCGCAGTTGGTGTCCTCGCTGGTCGCCGCCCGGCTGGAGCACGCGGACGAGACCGCGATCAGGCTCTCCGGGCAGGGCGTGCGGGACGTCACCCGGATCGCCGCCTCCAACCCGGGCATGTGGGTCGACATCCTCTCCGCCAACGCGGGCGCGGTCGCCGACATCCTGGAGGAGGTCGCCGTCGACCTCGGGGAGACCGTCACCGCGCTGCGCGCCCTGGAGGCCGCCGAGGAGGGCGAGCGCCGGGCCGGCGCGGCCGGTATCGAGTCCGTCATGCGGCGCGGCAACACCGGGCAGGCCCGCATCCCCGGCAAGCACGGTGCGCCGCCCACCCGGTACGAGACGGTGTCGGTCGTGCTCGGCGACCAGCCCGGCGAGCTGGGGCGGCTGTTCGGCGAGGTCGGCGCGGCCGGGGTCAACATCGAGGACGTCGTCATCGAGCACTCGACCGGCCAGCAGGTCGGTTTCGTCGAACTGTCCGTCGCCCCGGGCGCGGTGAAGTCGCTGACGGCGACGCTGCGGGCGCGCGGGTGGAGTGTCCGGGACTGA
- a CDS encoding DUF4419 domain-containing protein has translation MISLCGIPRVRLEGTADDWALLASRVGELAEWFEPLGPWFAQLRSVLKVVARTAAGRPVDEEFWRSLYKWRSESGGDYVSGWITAFFAHTQTPSGPQLRTGFDWRAQRFTENAFPSHVSKVPVDWLRPDGLFDPFGRCAAASPPARRPGPGPPAGSPRPRSPGGAGRTRRPSRCRARRPRRPWWTVERVREATGVESARLLSTDRELFAESAEGLIPLGRPAAVINFAGDCVFRAVGDETWYRGFLDPSTGDITSVLRLGRDLETALRVLTGG, from the coding sequence GTGATCTCGCTGTGCGGCATTCCCCGTGTCCGGCTGGAGGGGACGGCGGACGACTGGGCGCTGCTGGCTTCGCGGGTGGGGGAGTTGGCGGAGTGGTTCGAGCCGCTCGGGCCGTGGTTCGCGCAACTGCGGTCGGTGCTGAAGGTCGTGGCGCGGACGGCGGCGGGCCGGCCGGTCGACGAGGAGTTCTGGCGCTCGCTGTACAAGTGGCGGTCGGAGTCGGGCGGGGACTACGTCTCCGGGTGGATCACGGCGTTCTTCGCCCACACCCAAACGCCGTCGGGGCCACAGCTGCGGACGGGTTTCGACTGGCGGGCGCAGCGGTTCACGGAGAACGCCTTCCCGTCGCACGTGTCGAAGGTGCCGGTGGACTGGCTGCGGCCGGACGGGCTGTTCGACCCGTTCGGCAGGTGCGCGGCGGCCAGTCCGCCTGCTCGACGGCCGGGTCCGGGGCCGCCCGCAGGATCTCCACGACCGCGTTCCCCAGGCGGGGCCGGACGTACTCGCCGTCCCTCTCGATGCCGAGCACGCCGCCCACGAAGGCCATGGTGGACGGTCGAGCGGGTGCGGGAGGCGACCGGGGTTGAGTCGGCCCGGCTGCTCAGCACCGACCGCGAGCTGTTCGCCGAGTCCGCTGAGGGCCTGATCCCCCTGGGACGTCCGGCCGCGGTCATCAACTTCGCGGGCGACTGCGTGTTCCGTGCGGTCGGTGACGAGACCTGGTACCGCGGATTCCTCGATCCGTCGACCGGGGACATCACCAGCGTCCTGCGCCTCGGCCGTGACCTGGAGACCGCCCTGCGGGTCCTGACGGGGGGCTGA
- the cmk gene encoding (d)CMP kinase codes for MDTADRAHAPVVVAIDGPSGSGKSTVSRAVAARLGLSFLDTGAMYRAMTWWMLANDVDVDDAEAVAVACGKPVIVSGTDADGPTIKVDGQDVSGPIRGPEVTAKVSAVAAVPAVRARLVELQRGCAEVAESGIVAEGRDMGSVVFPDATVKIFLTASETARAERRAAELRAKGVDEATITAMAADLARRDAADSSRETAPLTQAADAVLVDTSALTLEQVIDRIAALVEERAGLSSV; via the coding sequence GTGGACACTGCCGACCGAGCGCACGCCCCGGTCGTCGTCGCCATCGACGGACCCTCCGGCTCCGGCAAGTCGACCGTCTCGCGCGCCGTCGCCGCCCGGCTGGGCCTGAGCTTCCTGGACACCGGCGCGATGTACCGGGCGATGACCTGGTGGATGCTGGCCAACGACGTGGACGTCGACGACGCGGAGGCGGTGGCCGTCGCGTGCGGCAAGCCGGTGATCGTGTCGGGGACGGACGCCGACGGGCCCACCATCAAGGTGGACGGGCAGGACGTCTCCGGACCGATCCGCGGCCCCGAGGTCACGGCGAAGGTCAGTGCCGTGGCCGCGGTGCCGGCGGTGCGGGCGCGGCTGGTCGAGCTGCAGCGCGGCTGCGCCGAGGTCGCCGAGAGCGGCATCGTCGCGGAGGGCCGGGACATGGGGAGCGTGGTGTTCCCGGACGCCACCGTCAAGATCTTCCTTACCGCCTCGGAGACGGCCCGGGCCGAGCGCCGGGCGGCCGAGCTGCGGGCCAAGGGCGTCGACGAGGCGACCATCACCGCGATGGCCGCCGACCTCGCCCGCCGGGACGCCGCCGACTCCTCCCGGGAGACGGCACCGCTCACCCAGGCCGCCGACGCGGTCCTGGTGGACACCAGCGCGCTCACCCTGGAGCAGGTGATCGACCGGATCGCCGCGCTGGTGGAGGAGCGGGCCGGGCTGTCCTCGGTCTGA
- the der gene encoding ribosome biogenesis GTPase Der, whose protein sequence is MTAEHSATGHGELDAAEYAEFMALAAEEGFDFDDVDGLDGAAHVRLPVLAVVGRPNVGKSTLVNRIIGRREAVVEDKPGVTRDRVTYEASWNGRRFKVVDTGGWEIDVLGIDAMVAAQAELGIEQADAVLFVVDAKVGATDTDEALIKIIRRAGKPTVLCANKVDGPSTEAEAAYLWSLGLGEPYPVSALHGRGSGDLLDAVMAALPEAPPQTFGDAAPGGPRRIALIGRPNVGKSSLLNKVAGEERVVVNELAGTTRDPVDEMIELGGKTWKFVDTAGIRRRVHLTAGADFYASLRTSSALEKAEVAVVLIDASETLAEQDTRIISMAVEAGRAVVIAYNKWDQLDEERRFYLEREIERDLVQVQWAPRVNVSAKTGRHMEKLVPAIETALEGWETRIPTARLNAFLGELVAAHPHPIRGGKQPRILFGTQAGTRPPRFVLFASGFLEAGYRRFIERRLREEFGFVGTPISISVRVREKRKKK, encoded by the coding sequence ATGACCGCAGAGCACTCCGCCACCGGCCACGGTGAGCTGGACGCCGCCGAGTACGCCGAGTTCATGGCGCTCGCCGCCGAGGAGGGCTTCGACTTCGACGACGTGGACGGCCTCGACGGTGCCGCGCACGTCCGGCTGCCGGTGCTGGCCGTCGTCGGCCGCCCGAACGTCGGCAAGTCGACGCTGGTGAACCGCATCATCGGCCGCCGCGAGGCCGTCGTCGAGGACAAGCCCGGTGTCACCCGTGACCGGGTCACCTACGAGGCCAGCTGGAACGGCCGCCGCTTCAAGGTGGTCGACACCGGCGGCTGGGAGATCGACGTCCTCGGCATCGACGCGATGGTGGCCGCCCAGGCCGAGCTGGGCATCGAGCAGGCCGACGCGGTGCTGTTCGTCGTGGACGCCAAGGTCGGCGCCACCGACACCGACGAGGCCCTGATCAAGATCATCCGGCGGGCCGGCAAGCCGACCGTGCTGTGCGCCAACAAGGTCGACGGCCCGTCCACCGAGGCCGAGGCCGCCTACCTGTGGTCGCTCGGCCTCGGCGAGCCGTACCCCGTCTCGGCCCTGCACGGCCGCGGCTCGGGCGACCTGCTCGACGCCGTCATGGCCGCCCTGCCCGAGGCCCCGCCGCAGACCTTCGGCGACGCCGCCCCCGGCGGCCCGCGCCGGATCGCCCTGATCGGCCGGCCCAACGTCGGCAAGTCCAGCCTGCTGAACAAGGTCGCCGGCGAGGAGCGGGTGGTCGTCAACGAGCTGGCCGGCACCACCCGTGACCCGGTCGACGAGATGATCGAACTGGGCGGCAAGACCTGGAAGTTCGTCGACACCGCCGGCATCCGCCGCCGCGTCCACCTGACCGCGGGCGCCGACTTCTACGCCTCGCTGCGCACCTCCTCCGCGCTGGAGAAGGCCGAGGTCGCGGTCGTCCTGATCGACGCCAGCGAGACCCTCGCCGAGCAGGACACCCGGATCATCTCGATGGCCGTCGAGGCCGGGCGCGCCGTCGTCATCGCCTACAACAAGTGGGACCAGCTCGACGAGGAGCGCCGCTTCTACCTGGAGCGCGAGATCGAACGCGACCTCGTCCAGGTGCAGTGGGCCCCCCGGGTCAACGTCTCGGCGAAGACCGGCCGCCACATGGAGAAGCTCGTCCCGGCGATCGAGACCGCGCTGGAGGGCTGGGAGACCCGCATCCCGACCGCCCGGCTGAACGCCTTCCTCGGCGAGCTGGTGGCCGCCCACCCGCACCCGATCCGCGGCGGCAAGCAGCCGCGCATCCTGTTCGGCACCCAGGCGGGCACCCGTCCGCCGCGGTTCGTGCTGTTCGCCTCGGGCTTCCTGGAGGCCGGGTACCGGCGGTTCATCGAGCGCCGGCTGCGCGAGGAGTTCGGCTTCGTCGGGACGCCGATCTCGATCTCGGTGCGGGTGCGGGAGAAGCGCAAGAAGAAGTAG
- a CDS encoding LysM peptidoglycan-binding domain-containing protein, with amino-acid sequence MTFRNETTAATPSTATKRNRVRMAVVAGAAVAALPVAGLVTATSASAASVATWDAVAQCESGGNWAINTGNGFYGGLQFTNSTWAAFGGTAFAPRADLATKDQQIAVAEKVLASQGPGAWPVCSIKAGLTKGGAPAAVNTSTGSAAASTAAKPAAPAAKPAAKPAQAPKAAAAPKAAAAPKNDVAPKADKGAQSWTGSNDAKPAKGGSYTVKSGDTLSAIAAAQGLDWHDLYKNNAKVIGGNPDLIFPGQTLSI; translated from the coding sequence ATGACCTTCCGTAACGAGACCACCGCTGCCACCCCCTCCACCGCCACCAAGCGCAACCGCGTCCGGATGGCTGTCGTGGCGGGCGCCGCTGTCGCGGCCCTGCCGGTGGCCGGCCTCGTCACGGCCACCTCGGCCTCCGCCGCCTCCGTCGCCACCTGGGACGCCGTCGCCCAGTGTGAGAGCGGCGGCAACTGGGCCATCAACACCGGCAACGGCTTCTACGGCGGCCTGCAGTTCACCAACAGCACCTGGGCCGCGTTCGGTGGCACCGCGTTCGCGCCGCGCGCCGACCTGGCCACCAAGGACCAGCAGATCGCCGTCGCCGAGAAGGTCCTCGCCTCCCAGGGCCCCGGCGCCTGGCCCGTCTGCTCCATCAAGGCCGGCCTGACCAAGGGCGGCGCCCCGGCCGCCGTCAACACCTCGACCGGTTCGGCCGCGGCTTCGACCGCCGCCAAGCCCGCCGCCCCGGCTGCCAAGCCGGCCGCCAAGCCGGCTCAGGCTCCGAAGGCTGCGGCTGCCCCGAAGGCCGCTGCCGCGCCGAAGAACGACGTCGCGCCGAAGGCCGACAAGGGCGCCCAGTCCTGGACCGGTTCCAACGACGCCAAGCCGGCCAAGGGCGGCAGCTACACCGTCAAGTCCGGTGACACGCTGAGCGCCATCGCCGCCGCGCAGGGCCTCGACTGGCACGACCTGTACAAGAACAACGCCAAGGTCATCGGTGGCAACCCCGACCTGATCTTCCCGGGTCAGACCCTGAGCATCTGA
- a CDS encoding alpha-ketoglutarate-dependent dioxygenase AlkB family protein — protein MQGELFGDPSGASAARERSEPAPGAVLLPGWLDDDAQLSLVAACREWARGPAGLHSVRMPTGGMMSVRMVSLGWHWFPYGYRRVADDGAPVKPFPSELGLLARRAVADAYGPGIADIAGAASYEPDIAIVNHYPHGAKMGLHQDRDERTDAPVVSLSLGDTCVFRLGNTETRTRPWTDLELRSGDLLVFGGPTRLAYHGVVRTLPGTADPALGLVGRLNITVRQSGLAAE, from the coding sequence ATCCAGGGCGAGCTGTTCGGTGACCCGTCGGGGGCCTCCGCCGCGCGCGAGCGCTCCGAACCCGCGCCCGGCGCCGTCCTCCTCCCCGGCTGGCTGGACGACGACGCCCAGCTGAGCCTCGTCGCCGCCTGCCGGGAATGGGCCCGCGGCCCGGCCGGCCTGCACAGCGTCCGGATGCCGACCGGCGGCATGATGTCCGTCCGGATGGTGAGCCTCGGATGGCACTGGTTTCCGTACGGCTACAGGCGTGTCGCGGACGACGGCGCACCGGTCAAGCCGTTCCCGTCCGAGCTCGGTCTGCTGGCCCGCCGGGCGGTGGCGGACGCCTACGGGCCGGGCATCGCCGACATCGCGGGCGCCGCCTCGTACGAACCGGACATCGCGATCGTCAACCACTACCCGCACGGCGCGAAGATGGGTCTCCACCAGGACCGCGACGAGCGGACGGACGCGCCGGTGGTCTCGCTCTCGCTCGGCGACACCTGCGTCTTCCGGCTCGGGAACACCGAGACCCGGACCCGCCCGTGGACCGACCTGGAGCTGCGCAGCGGCGACCTGCTGGTGTTCGGCGGCCCGACCCGCCTCGCGTACCACGGGGTGGTGCGGACGCTGCCGGGGACGGCGGACCCGGCGCTGGGACTGGTGGGGCGGCTCAACATCACCGTGCGGCAGTCGGGGCTGGCGGCGGAGTAG
- a CDS encoding acyl-CoA thioesterase has product MGTPVDDLVDLLDLEQIELNIFRGRSPEEALQRTFGGQVAGQALVAAGRTVDGERPVHSLHAYFLRPGVPGVPIVYQVDRIRDGRSFTTRRVLAIQGGRSIFALTADFHLPEEGGIEHQYPMPAVPAPEELPSALEEVGSRLGELPPFISRRQPFDIRYVDRLRWTKEELTDVEARSGVWLRTNGALPDDPLIHVCALTYASDMTLLDAVRAPVEPLWGTRHFDMASLDHAMWFHRPFRTDDWLLYQQESPIANGARGLARGQIFDRSGQLVVSVVQEGLFRPLKG; this is encoded by the coding sequence ATGGGAACCCCCGTCGACGATCTCGTCGATCTGCTCGACCTGGAGCAGATCGAGCTGAACATCTTCCGCGGGCGCAGCCCCGAGGAAGCACTACAGCGGACGTTCGGCGGCCAAGTCGCCGGCCAGGCGCTGGTCGCGGCGGGGCGCACGGTGGACGGCGAGCGGCCCGTCCACTCGCTGCACGCCTACTTCCTGCGCCCCGGGGTCCCCGGCGTGCCGATCGTCTACCAGGTCGACCGGATCCGCGACGGCCGTTCCTTCACCACCCGCCGGGTGCTCGCCATCCAGGGCGGCCGGTCGATCTTCGCCCTCACCGCCGACTTCCACCTCCCCGAGGAGGGCGGCATCGAGCACCAGTACCCGATGCCGGCGGTCCCCGCCCCCGAAGAGCTGCCCAGCGCCCTGGAGGAGGTCGGCTCGCGGCTCGGCGAACTCCCTCCGTTCATCAGCCGCCGCCAGCCCTTCGACATCCGCTACGTCGACCGGCTGCGCTGGACGAAGGAGGAGCTGACCGACGTCGAGGCGCGCAGCGGCGTCTGGCTGCGGACGAACGGCGCGCTGCCCGACGACCCGCTGATCCACGTCTGCGCTCTCACCTACGCGAGCGACATGACGCTGCTGGACGCCGTCCGCGCCCCCGTCGAGCCGCTCTGGGGCACCCGGCACTTCGACATGGCCTCGCTGGACCACGCGATGTGGTTCCACCGCCCGTTCCGGACCGACGACTGGCTGCTGTACCAGCAGGAGTCCCCGATAGCCAACGGCGCGCGCGGTCTCGCACGCGGACAGATCTTCGACCGGAGTGGGCAGCTGGTGGTGTCCGTGGTGCAGGAGGGCCTGTTCCGCCCGTTGAAGGGGTGA